The sequence ACTTTTCCAAAAAAGCCCGAAGCCTTTCTATCGGGGTTGATGGAGAaggaaatttttttaaaggatcaaaaaaattttatgtatgccacagcgGCTGCAAGAACTATGCTGGCCCAGAATTGGAAGACAGACGTAATACCTACCATTGTGGAATGGCAGGTTAAGATGATGACGCAGAACTGGCCAGATTGTCGGGAAGAATTGGAGACCAGGATGAACAGAAGTTTCAAGAaagttggagtaaatttatggtgtaCATAAGAGATAACTGTAAAACCTTAAAGGCACTGGCAGGACTGGAATAACATGGTaaatataaagtaaaataaatagaaTACGTGATGTGAGAAAACACAAGATACTTGccgaaggggtggagggaggtcaGAAGCTCAGCAGAGCTAAAGGTAATTATGTGACATATGTGTATTATAAGTGTAtgtttaatgaaaataataaaaatttattggttaaaaaaaaaagaaaacataaaaatacaatacgcCATAAAAGCAGAATGAAACAAACCCTGTAAAAGCCACAGGAACCTTGGGTAGCACGCTTAGTAGCTAAACAACATCATATTGCAGGGGAAACCCCATCTTTACCTGGCACCCAAAAGATGTTAACGGAGGCGCTAGGTGGGCAATAACAACAGAGGGATAAGGTGCCTAATTTGTACTCACCTTGGCTCCCACTCCAGGCAGCGTACACAAGGCGTGTCGAGCCTGTTCATAAGGAACGGCTCTCAACTGCTGCAGGCCGGCAGCCCCACCAAGCGTCTTCAGAACAGCGCGGGCACTCTCGCTAACAAACCTCGCCCGATATCCGAAACCAAGGTCCCGCAGCCGCGCTTCTGTGTCTGCTCCTGCAACAGGACACCCAAAGAAGGATGGCAGCCTTTTGAAGAAACGCTACGGTTGTCTAGAGAAAGACGTATGTCCGGCAGCCATTATTATTTCCTAAATGAAATGGCTAACACAACATTGGTCAATTAACCAGTCCTCTAAAATAAAAGATGAGCACACAGCTTACAGGTCAGCTACAATGCCACTGTAACACGCATGCTCCACATCCCAAAAACAAATATCCCTTGTATTTATTTATCGACCTAtttgtacctatttatcgacaCCATAATGACTGATGAACCAACGTATACTTGAGGGAAACAATAAGTTTATCTATTTACATATATAGTACATAGTTCTGTAACcttaattatatatttttgttattttgttattgttgttttcctgttttttaaatgtttttttcttttcctcttctcttttctttcttactCAGTGTAATACTCtcaataaaacacaaataaacaaacaaaattaattcCATGTATCCAGCTGGAATTTGTTATAGGCTATCCTTTCCTAACCCTTAGGAGATTTATCCTGCTTAAATCAACATTAAGgcaaaaaaggcaaaggacccctggacagttatgtccagtcaaaggcgactagtgGTGTGGTGCTtgtctcacttttcaggccgagggagcagatgtttgcccgcagacagctttctgggtcatgtggccagaaggactaaaccgcttctggtgcaacggaacaccgtgacggaagccagagcgcacagaaatgctctttaccttcccgccacagcagtacctatttatctacttgcactggtgtgctttcaaactgctaggttggtaggagctgggacagagcaacgggagctcaccctgttgcggggattcgaactgttgaccttccggtcggcaagcccaagaggctcagtggcttagaccacagcgccacctgctcccagGATCCCTGTGTACCCCAGGTTCAGTGGTGGAAATGTAATTGAtctatcatagaatcacagaattgtagagttggaagggatcacgagggtcatctagtccagcaggaatcttttgcccaacacagggcttgaacccacaaccctgaaattaacagtcatgttctactgactgagctatcccaggaagcTTCAGGCTCTCACAGAATAAACAGCCCTGAAATTTGATCTATGGATTTCTGAGCGCCCACATTTTTTGAAACGGGAAATTTTGTTCCTCTTCAGGAACCAATCTAGGTGTTAATACCATGCTACACTTCGCCTCCCAagtgctggcccacccatgaggtgtgCTGAAGCATCTGCCGGTGGGGTCACATGATGGCAACGGCGGCTTCCAGCAAGATCTCGCGAgagttgggacagagcagcaggagctcacgaactgccgaccttccgattggcaagtccaagaggctcagcggtttagaccacagcaccaacaGCTCCCTTTTTAGTCTCTCAAAAGGATTTCAGCCAATCCTCCACAGAAGGCCCCTTTGGATAATTCCACACATTAGTGATCTTAGTTTCTGCAGCGGTCAATAAATTGGCCGCCTTCCATTGTTCCAGATACTCAAGAAGCAGCACCAACATAGGCAGCGCGTAAAAGCTACTAGAGGCAAAGAGTTCATATTCCATGCTCAGTTGTTAAGGGACAGCAACCGCCATGCAGTTTGAGTCCAGATTCCTCTTGGGTCACCCATGAAGAGCATCCTTACCTGCCATTGCCTGCAGCGAGGGGAATGCGTGGTACGTCTTGGTGTCCAGCTGACAGAGGCGGCGCCCAAAGACCTGGCACAGATGCTGGATCATGTTGGTGATGCGCGACAAGTGGTTGTTGGAGGTGCAGATGAAGGAGAAGAGGCATTCTACGGGGTCCTGTCGCAGCACCCGCACCCCTGAGAAGATAAGAAGGTGGGAGGGAGGCAAcgtcgtatttacgggaccgcctctcctgctatgccccgcagaggaccttaaggtccatgaataatagtttagaggtcccgggccctaaggaagtcagattatcctctaccagggccagggccttctcagtgatggctccgacctggtggaatgctctgtcccatgagaccagggccctgcaggatttaacttccttccgcagggcctgtaagacagagctattccgcctgccTTTCAaattgaacttagcctgatcttttattccccttccttccctccccctcccctttttatgaagattacccgctctgggatcccacagctaattctcccctggtctcctcactggcccaaataggactaatttagccagctagccctggtgatcatctaatgtttattggatggatttcccccctaaattgatttttgaattccgaatttattattcacgttttatactgtattttatgctgtttttttgttgcatcaattaagtgttttaaatttgttgttagccgccctgagcccggttttctgaaccaggaagggcggggtataaataaataaatatttatttattataacaaaCACCCACCTAAGTGATAGAGCttgacacacactctctctctcttcaaataAGCTGAAAAGGGTGCCCCCAGACTGATGGCTCTCGGTGGCTAAGGGCTGTATGCACTCAACAACCCTGTCAAATTCATTATCAGGTACAGTGTGTTTTAACCCCccccaagtttctagtccctgaGGCAGCAAACTAGAGTTGAAGACATGTAGGCAACAAATTGTGAAATACAAGAGGCATATACCTTGCGGAGAGGGGAAAAGAGGCCAAGTaggcttgtggtttgttggcCTGAAACAGGAATCAAGGACCTCCTCCCAATCTTCCATTAAAAGCAGAAGAGTCTCAAATtagcaaactgagcaaatgtaCCTAGTTGGCATTATTTATACAAGTAATgtgatttaacttttttttagcGCTGAAAAGAGTGTGACTttgcagcacaattcaaagtgttggtgctgacccttaaagccctaaacagcctcggtccagtatacctgaaggagtgtctccacccccatcattcagcccggacactgaggtccagcaccgagggccttctagcggttccctctctgcgagaagccaagttacagggaaccaggcagagggccttctcggtagtggcgcccgccctgtggaatgccctcccagcagatgtcaaggcaataaacaactattttacttttaaaagacaactgaaggcagccctgtttagggaaatttttaatgtctgatgctcttttgttttaaatattcggttggaagccacccagagcagctggggaaacccagccagatgggcggagtataaataaattattattattattattattattattattattattattattattattgcagcagATTTCTGGACTTTTCAAATGCAGCAGTAGAAAGCCATCGTTGCAAACACTAGGGCTACATATAGCGATCAGAACAATAGATCCCTCTTTAACATTGCTTGTCTGCATGTATCCAAAGACCTTGCTGCAGCCACAAGGACAAGACATGTTAGTCCCTTAAAATAAGAAGGGGGAAATGAACCTAAAATGACTGGGAGTCCAAACCTCACACCTGCTTCTGTGTGAAAATGTGTGCATTTGGCATTGTGCAATGCAATCCTGACGTAGCTCTATTAGTCCCaggtaaggtaaagataaagggactcctgaccattaggtccagtcatgactgactctggggttgtggcgctcatctcgctttattggccgagggagccggcgtacagcttccgggtcatgtggccagcatgactaagccgcttctggcgaaccagagcagcgcacggaaacaccgtttaccttcccgccggagcagtgcctatttatctacttgcactttgacgtgctttcgaactgctaggttggcaggagcagggaccgaacaatgggagctcagcccgtcacggggattcgaaccaccgaccttctgatcggcaagtcctaggctctgtggtttaacccacagcgccacccgcatccctagtccCAGGTAAAGGAAACAGCAAAAAGACCAAGGCCACCTGCCTCCATCTCCTGAGATGTGCTGGTGAACTAACTGGGAAAACtgccccctctcctctctctcttccatcaCACAAGTTATCCTTCGCTCATGCCATCACAGTTAATAGAGTTGCAATGCCACCCTGAACCTCACCTACCTGGGAACTTGATAGCCACTTCTCGGAAGTGAGAGTCCACATAGGACCAGCCCTGGTACAACGCAGACAAGTTGACGTGCAGCTGGAAATAATCCTGGAGGATCTGCGAGGGAGTCAGCCCATCCGTCCCCCGGACCAGCTCTCCTGACAAATGGCCGCCCGGGCGCTCGCTGGTACCAGTGCGGATGGCTTCAGGCTGTGCCTGCTTCCTGCCTTTCTTCAGCGGTGGCTCAGAGAGGCTGTCTTCTTCTCTGCTGccatcctccttctcctcttcatgAAGCGTGTACCAGAGCTGTTCTTCTGACTGGGTGAGGGTCCAGACACGTCCCACCAACACACCAGTCCAGTAGCCAGGGCTGGTTTCGGACCACCTGAGAGGAACGCAAGGCTTTTTAGCAGCAGGGACAGACCAACTGGTTTGGAGAAGCTAACTTAGGCCTTCCTCCGCCTTTCCCTTTATGCTCCAGAAGGTGGCAAGACCTGTATCTTTGGAGTCACAAGGCCCGTCACCACCTCACAGCCACAGCTATGCTACACTATCCTACAATACACTtccaccaactacagtggtacctcaggttaagaacttaattcgttctggaggtccgttcttaacctgaaactgttcttaacctgaagcaccactttagctaatggggcctcccgctgccgccgcactgctgccgtgcaatttctgttctcatcctgaagcaaagttcttaacccgaggtactatttctgggttagcggagtctgtaacctgaagcgtatgtaacctgaagcgtctgtaacccgaggtaccactctacacgACACCTTGTTTCACACGCACGCTCTTCTGACATCAAATGCGTCCCCcccaaactgcaaaaaaaaatggCTCCCTTATTAACTTTCTATTCAGCATTGTATCCTCCCAGTTCTGTAGCAGCCCAAAGGGATAAAAACATCCTAGACGGGTGATGTTCTGGGGTCCTGTGATCCTTCACAAAGGAATTCAAAGAACTGAGAAAGATTTACTTATTCTACTTTATGAAGCCGTGTATTTGATTAGAAGCAGGATGTCTgcggttttttaaaagaactgaaTCAGAACACTATTGATCAATAATGCAGACTTTTGGAAGCTGCGTACTGAGACCATCTGGCTCTGTAGTGGTAGGCTGTAGCTTCCCACAGTTTCACAAACGGTTCACAgtttccctacctggagatgctggaggatAAAAACATAGCAAgtggcctgttggatcaggccaaaggcccatctagtccagcatcctgttcacactgtggccaaccagaagcactctcccttccaccaactgatattcaaaagcattactacccgacagtggaggtagaatgttTCCACTGTAGCTAGTAGCTGCTGATAGTACTCTCCTCATCcaagtcatccaagttgggggcTGCCACAAACAGCCAATGTCcactggaagcccacaagcaggtccCTAGCCCATAGCACTGttcctacttgtgattcccaacaactagtATTTGGTGActtactgcctcccacagtggagGGAGaccagagccatcatggctagcaagagttgaacttgcaaccttccTCAAGCAATGCATGCACTCTGCCACGCAGACCGATATACCCCTCTGACATATCACAGCCAGCATTTGAAATTCACCaggcgccaggcacattttgcacctggctaccaGCCACTCGTGACCAAGCGAAGACACTCAGGTACCAGGATGATGCCTGATGTTTCCACCACCtgaaggtgcatgcctggggatccttggatcttgacggttttcacacactagcaacacatcctgtagaattctatctgtgCAGTCAGATAGATGAATGTCAGGAAGCAAAAAGTCATATTGGAAAATACGACTTTCAAGCCGTCTGgacccaaaatggcaactaggcattccattttggcgactgcaaccctggtttaaggagccatctGTCGCCTAGTATTTATATAttgtatagtcgtaccttggttgtcaaacaccttggtactcatacgtttcggctcccaaacgactGAAAACcgcaagtgagtgttccggtttctgaacattttttcggaagccgaacatctgatgcggcttccGCTATTGTTTCTGGCACACCCATGCAATTGGAAGCCAATCGAACGGACTTCCTCAAcacattctgttcgaaaaccaaggtacgaacGTATGAGGTTCTAACGCTGATCACAGCTGCTTTCCGCAGATGGTTGTGGGGAGCAGGAGAGACGTGGAGTTAAAGTTGCAATCCTAACCTTACCTAccggggagtaagccccactgaattcaataggacgtacttctgagtagacactgttagaatcagggctttttttcccagggggaactcacaggagctcaggtgggcgccattcattgccgttcatggtgagttccggcacccttttctagaaaaaaacagcCCTGGTTAGAATTGTGCTGTAGCCCTCCAGTCTAAATAAGTGTCCCTTTTTCCAAAGTGGATTCTCTCTCCCCTTCcgaattattaaaaaaagagcagTTGCCATAATAAGTAAGCAACCCATCCTTTGCAAGCCCGTGGCCAGGATGCATAGAAATTTGCAGGTGAGGTTCCGTGCGGCAGACACAATGGTGCTTTGCTGAAAGCGCAATGCAGAGCCATCGGCAAGAGGGCAGAGCTGgccatatttttttatttatatatatttatatatataaattatttatatatatatatggaggctTTTTTGTGCCTTTCGGACGCGCAGCTTCATCTCCATGCCAacgagggggaaaaaacctgcacTGCACAAGAGCCTTGCAGAAAGAGGAGAAAGAAGGTGGCAACCCGAGAAAGGGGGGGGCAGCGAGAGAGGGGCACcttggagataataataatacgaGGGAGCAAGAcattggcggcgggggggggggacgggacaccctTTCTTAGCAAGGCTGCCATTCCGCGCTCGGGAGCCGCCAGGGGGCGCACTAACCGGAAGGTCTGCCCGCCACAGAGCACCAGGTCGAGGCGGAGTTGGGCGCGCGGGCAAGGCAGGGAGCGCCAGGGGGTAGCGCGAGGCAGCGGGGCCGGGCGGGAGTCCATGCCGttcctccttctgctgctgcagctgcagctgccgccgccgccgccttcgggGTGGACGCGGGGATGCCGCTCTTGCCGCCGCCGTTGTTGCAGCTGCAGCCGAGCGCCAGACCAGAGCAGCTCCGAAGAAGCCCGCAAAATCACCATAGAGTTGTTGttggtttccctcccccccccacctcaccgcCCCCCTCGCTCTCCGCCGAGTTCGGAGGAGGGATCGCGCAGGGGTAGACGGAGCTCCGGCGCTGCCCGCTCTAGGCCGCTGGGGTATACTCTGTGGCTCGAGTGGGCGGAAGTACTGGCCTGGGAGTTGGGCGGGCGCCGCGAGCTAGGCCTCTCAGGAGAAATGGCCACAAAatggaagggaggggaggttgcttccccccccccgcccagttcAACACTATATATCTAGTAATATCTATACATATCTGTTTATCTGTCATTTGAGATAGTACTTTATCTTTTATCCATATGCCACAACATGGACAGATGATTGGGGAAGTCCTTTCTCTCTGCTTACCCCAttcaataggtaaagggacccctgaccattaggtccagtcgtgaccgactctggggttgtggcgctcatctcgctttattgtcaaagggagctggtgtacagcttccgggtcatgtggccagcatgactaagccgcttctggccaaccagagcagcgcacggaaatgccgtttaccttcccgccggagcggtacctatttatctacttgcactttgacatgctttcgaactgctaagttggcaggagcagggaccgagcaacgggagctcactctgtcatggggattcgaaccgccaacctaattggcaagtcctaggctctgtggtttaacccacagcgccacccgcgtcccacaccccATTCAATACATTCTATTAAATTAAAGTCCCGCAGTGGAcaccatactactactactactactaataataataatttgttatttatacctcacccatctggctggggttccccaaaCACTCTGAGCGACTCACAACACAATATTCAAAAcacattaagaagaagaagagtttggatttgatatcccactttctcTGTAAAATCGAATCAAGGCTGTGGTGCATACCCCATTGCGAAAGGGGTTTGTGTCCGTGTTGCTGCCGCCACCCAAGATACAATTCCGCACTGAGAAGACACTCTGAAGCATCACTTTGCATCGAGTCTCTTCCACAGGCTTGTTGGTCCCACAGACCAGAATGCAGATCAGGTTGTGAGATGGGGGACAAAGTAGGGAGAAATTATGTTGCTGTTGGAAGTGCTGGAAATGTGGAGATTCAATACCTAAAGCACGCCATGTACAGTGTGCAAGAATTAGTTCAGATGATTGGAAGGCTCTCCATAGAAtaaagtgggttttttaaaaagtgctattTTTTAAAGGCTGTAGTGACCTTCAGCACCACTATCCCAAAATGTGGCTCAGAAAATGATCTGATGCACTTCTACTGCTGAATGAATCTAACCAAGCCTGGTTCTGTGAACTGCCAGGATGGGAGGTCCCTTGGGAACCATATATAGCCTGCTTTGAGTTCTCTGGAGTGAGCTGGGTAAGAGCAACATAGGGATTGTTAAAAAAGGTACCTTATTCATATGTTGTTTCTggtggttgctttttaaaaagcaaatgagGTTACCAAAATCACTCCTACAGCAGCACTTGGGCACATATTGTTAGTGCTAAATGAACAGAaaataatggacaaaagtacagaaaAGGCAGGAGaacatgaaaaaacaaaacactttcccTCATCTCTTCTGGtaacaagaaagagaaaaaacagacACCATTGGTTCCAAAAGAGCCATTTTATTTTCTAAGAATTGATAGAGATCTTCTTCCTCCAAAATAAATACAAGTACAAATGCGCACCCGGCTGCAGCAGAAAGAAGAGCCGGGGGCCTACAGGGCAAGGGGGGGTGGGATCAGGCAGAGCCAGGTTCCAAAAAGCTATAGTATCAAAATGTGCGAGTGAGAAGACAGCGGCCCTGCTCTGCAGAGTGTCGGTAGGACTGGGCCGAGGAAAGGCTAATGGATCAGGGCAGGTACTATGATGCAGGGAAAGGAGGGGCCGGGGTCTGTGTGTTGGTGAGTGTTTATGGAGCAGCCCAAATAATTTACATTCTCCCACTATTGTACAGTATTTTACAAAGGCCCAGGGGACCTCAGGACCCAGACAGTGGGGTATTGTCCTTGGGAGCTATACAGGCAGCTGGGTGTCGCTCACGCAGCTGGTCAGGGCAATTCCAGGCATGGAAGAAGGAACGGCAGGCTGGCACAAGAGGTAGGCTTGCCCACACGGAGGGCACAGTGCTCTGTGGGTGTGCTCAGCACACTGGAGGGGCCTTGGGTGCTCTACGCAAGCTCCCGCAGCCTGGCCACTGAGGGCCCAGGCTTCTTGAGGCTGGAGCTCCCCGCTCCCCTCTCCCGTACAGTCCAGCTGCACCGAGCGAGCAGCCTGGGCGGGAGCCCCGGTGAGGGTCAGTCGCTCTCGCTGGAGTCGCTGCTCTGCTCTCCTTGCACCTTATTGCGGTGCTGCATGGCCCGGTGGTAGGCGATCTGGACAGACTTGCGGATGTTGGACTTGCGCCCCTCCAGCATCTTCTCCTTGTCCAGGTCCTGGTTCACACCCAGGGGCACGAGTTTGGTGCGGGGCAACCACTGCCTGCAAAGGAAACAGAGTGACCCAAACTCACTAGGGGTGCTTGCCTCCCCTGAAGGGAGAGGGCTTCCCTGTTCTCCCAAGTCTCACCCCCCGCATCCTTTCTCGGTATGGGGCAGCTCCACCCCCAACTTTATCCACCAGGTTTCCTCTGCCCAGTCATGGCAGCACCCCATCTCTGCAAACATCCGTTGTGGGTCCTTACCAGGTACGCTTGTTGTCAAAGAAGAGGACCAGGTAGAGATGCTCCCGGGCTTCCTGAGTCAtctgctctcccagcttcagcaccTCCAAGGGGGGGACGGGGATGGGGACGCCATGGTGGAACATCCCTTCCCGTGGCATCTTAGGGTCAATGATCTGCCAACAGGGGAAGACTGGACATCAGAGAAGGGCAACTACACAGATGTTGCaatagagcatagctgtcaagtgtcccttattcaaagggacagtcccttattccagcaccatgtcccgctgctgtcccttattgatggatgtcccgtaaatgtcccttaaatttcaaaggaagcagctcctctccctccctccctgccggccagggaggagggaggctccaactgtgttgcttggctgtgttgctcacccaataagaagtctaagaacgactggggggtggagcttgcatgccttgtgtgtggctggttaatgcaagctgaggggttttttgaatgctggacgccattttgttgcacgtgctgctgcaaactttgcagtgcaaagccaggtctgggagccatcttaagttgaggctgcataggccttgtggtgcatgtgattcagattctattcagttgaacctctggttacaaagttggttggacagtgttctcgaagctacaagcatgagtttgaccagactgcaggaggacaggaagactggagtgcggTCAggcgaggctgcaggtcccttattttggctgctggtcccttattttcaaatctgtaagttgacagctatgcaatagAGAAATTGTTGagcgtgaacacacacacaccagacaagGAAAGGCTGCACTCGTATGCAGAGTGCTGGAGTGGGGAAACTCCCAGGTTCGAGCCCCAGTTTAACTGTGAAACTCACCAGCTGGCCTTGTGCAAGTCTGTATATGTCAGCCTAACCCGCACAGCATGCAAATTGACTGCCCTGAGCTGCTTGGAGAAGATGGAAATGTGACAAGTAAACAGATTGGGCAACTCAGCATTGAGGCTTTAAGGACCAATATGGCCTTTACACGTTAAACAGCCTGAGTTGTTCACCGCTCACAATTGCACACATATGCTGCTAGCGGTCACAGAATTGGGATTCTCCCCAAACCTTTGCTGTCTGCAATTCTTCCTGCCCCTTAAAACAGGTTTCTGTCCTTCATGGGTGTTGAAGAAACATTTCAAAGGCTCTTGTGTCGTGCGCAGTAACGTGATGAGACATTAGAGAAGTGCGCAATCTTAAAACTTAAATGTTGCGTTTAGAATAAATTACTAACGCAACAACCATTTAACGTTTCCGTTAACTCCAGGCTTATGCTAAAAGGTACTGATTAGGCAAGTAAAGTAGTCCATCTATATCGTTGCTAACAGACTGGTTGTATGGTTGCACAGCTTAGGGTTTAAGGTTGTGCAGGCTGAAATCTTGAGTTCAATTTTcaacaaaaaaaagcactgacagaAGGTAGTAAGGCAGAAGCTGTGGACCCTTGctcatccagatgttgtggactacaactcccatcatccttgactattggccatgtcggctggggctgatgggagtcggagttttctctctctctctcacacacacacaaaattacccTTTTTTCTCCGCAAGAATTAGAAAagtccattaaaaaacaacaactgaatacTGTGTTTCTGTTGGTTTCTACACTAAGTAGCATTTTCTAATCTGCATAAACTTTCCTTTCTCACAAGACCTGTCCTTGAAGCTTCGCTTGGTTCATAACCTCATTTTCTACTATTGTTTCAAAAGGTGCATCACCCCTACCAAGGTTTCCAGTGGCCTTAACCCTCCTTAACCCTCCTCCGTGCATATGTAGGCGTGCTCATCAAACCCACCAGTGCTGGATAAGAGGGGTAGCCCCTGCACTTGGCCCACACCAGGTCCAGGGCGTCCAGAGGGGAGTCCTCATCTTCAGACAGCCAGCCGGCCGATCGGCTGATGCTCTTCCGCACCACTGCACAAAGACGGAACGAGAGGGGAAAGGGTGTAAACGCCATCCTTCTCACCAGCCCCACCTccagagaggaaagcagaggaaacGCTGCCCCAAATACTCACTGCCATGGCCCACCCCTCGGCCGGTTCCCACCGAGTAGGACTCGTTTTCTGTGCCCGACGTGTCTTCGCTGCTGTCCTCCGGGAAATTCACGCGGGAGAAAGAGGGCTTCCCTCTCCCTTGTTTGGAAGGAGTTGTGCTAAATGGGAGGAAGCAGAAGCAGCGTTAACTTTCCACGTTCCGCAGAAGCCTGGGAGATTGCTACagggtacagggttataaagactaggactagccgcctgagaaacagtttctacccaaatgcgattttggttttaaacgcatggatgcgggtggtgctgtgggttaaaccacagagcctaggacttgccgatcagaaggtcggcggttcgaatccccgtgacagggtgagctcccgttgctcggtctctgctcctgccaacctagcagttcgaaagcacgtcaaagtgcaagtagataaataggtaccactccggcgggaaggtaaacggtgtttccgtgtgctgctctggttcgccagaagcagcttagtcatgctggccacgacccggaagctgtacgccggct comes from Podarcis raffonei isolate rPodRaf1 chromosome 2, rPodRaf1.pri, whole genome shotgun sequence and encodes:
- the OGG1 gene encoding N-glycosylase/DNA lyase, which codes for MVILRASSELLWSGARLQLQQRRRQERHPRVHPEGGGGGSCSCSSRRRNGMDSRPAPLPRATPWRSLPCPRAQLRLDLVLCGGQTFRWSETSPGYWTGVLVGRVWTLTQSEEQLWYTLHEEEKEDGSREEDSLSEPPLKKGRKQAQPEAIRTGTSERPGGHLSGELVRGTDGLTPSQILQDYFQLHVNLSALYQGWSYVDSHFREVAIKFPGVRVLRQDPVECLFSFICTSNNHLSRITNMIQHLCQVFGRRLCQLDTKTYHAFPSLQAMAGADTEARLRDLGFGYRARFVSESARAVLKTLGGAAGLQQLRAVPYEQARHALCTLPGVGAKVADCVCLMSLDKAEAVPVDTHIWQVAKRYYGQELGMGARSVTERVHREIGNFFRSLWGPYAGWAQAVLFCADLRKYQESSDPDAKHRCVKVARSTLPTLTS